aaaatatatatataaattaagtaattaattaatccaataaatatatatatataaatatataaaagaagaaataattagtcaaaaagtaaaaagaattaataataatttttatatttaattttttattatatatatatatatattaattattgtttggtgttatattataaattttaatgtagttatttgaataaagttaattttgataattattaatttatattaatatatttttgtagttgattttgatataaaaaaaatatagactataaattaatgtaaatgatttttaacttttaaataagaaacgtatataatttttcaaaacaaaaccatcattgtttttaaataatatataattcagaTTAATAGGTATAATACTTAAATAGATATAACaaacacaattttatatatttactcaaataaagaaaaaattagttataataatttaatttaaagttgtATTTATAATggatcttttaaaaaaaaaaaatatgcagTAACTTGAGAAGATAAAAATACATgtaagaagagaaaaaaataaagaagtaaTAAAggagaaaatattaattgttcatTACTTAGATCAATTAATATTTTCCATTAGAAAGTTTAAAAACCAAAGTAGCAATAAAATCATTAATGCAGTCTCATACTaaaatatttcatctttttcatcatGTATAAAGTGTGAAAATAGATTCAGACATAAACACGCATTAAACAAACACAATCCCCACCATTTCTTGTAGCTAGATTGttgttttcttaatttctcCTTATTGGATTGGTGATCAAACTTTTTTTAGATCAATTAActattcttcttcaactttaaaTCATATTTCTTATTATTGGAGTACTCTTTTTCATACTTCATATTTCGATTCTTAAgtttttataactaatttcCTTTGAATGTGTTAGTGTATATCAATATAATACAGTCATGGCATTAATTAATATTGggaaacaataatataaatcgATCTGGCCATGGACGCCAGTCGAATCGTCACTTGGTTGTTCATACTTACATAACAAGGAATCCAACATTATATCACGGGATGAAATTCGACCCGTACGGCACTAGGCTAGATCGACGCAGATTCTAGCTAGTAAGTTAATGGGCCGTGACAAttacactagtagaaaatagGTCTTCTGTAACGACGGCTAGTAACGGCGCTCGAACGcccttactaatattttttatcagtaacggctatatTAAACCGTTACTATTATTAGTTcattagtaacggttatataaaccgttacagataaggctgcagttaaagtttttaatataggatatcagtaacggttttaccAATGTACCGTTACTGAAggattatctgtaacggttttatactataaccgttacagatagtgaACCGCTCTTTAATCTTCTTtgctagtatctgtaacggtttttactataaccgttacagataatgcTTCAGTTACTTATCTTTGCGTGAGCTATTAGTAACGGTTTGGAACataaaccgttactaatattatatctgtaacggttttatacaTAACCGTTACAGAAAGTAAGTCGTCTTTTCTTCTATACTACccaatatctgtaacggttatcttattaaccgttacagataaggctTAAGTTACCGTTATTGGAGAAGGTTATCAGTAACAACTTTCTTCCAACACCGTTACTAATaacatatctgtaacggttattgagaaaccgttacagataatgaaaaagaagatgaaaagacggttgactatctgtaacggttatatatAACTGTTACAGATTGTCTGTAATAAACCCGCGAATggcttcttctttcttttctttcttttcttttcttcctccGCGCTTTCTCCTCTTCTTCCCGATCAGTGCCGCCGCCCGTGTGTTGAAGTCGCTGCCGTCTGTTGAAGTCGCCGCCaggtaagttttcttcccttttcTTCATCCACCGATGAATATCGCCGATCATCTCCAATATCGCCGATTCGCTCCAATATCTTCTCCCTCCGATATCCGCCATTCGCTGCCAATATCTTCTGCCCTCCAATATCGCCGTTCTATCGCCGATTCGCTCCAATATCTTCTCCCTCCAATATCCGCCGATTCGCTGCCCACCGCCGATCGAACCAAATCAGGTTAAACTCTCTTCTCCCTCcaatgtataaatatttgtgtACATTTGACAATATTTATTAGATTCTGATTTAGGATTTCTTAATATTTGTTTCGAATTAGATTCTGGCCAGTTTACCTCAACATAGTCTACTACAACAGACTGGTTTTGGATCATTTCTCTAGGTATGTTCATACTCTGTTTTTGATTGTTATTCTTGGGTTAGCATTTCTCTAGATATATAGGATTGTTTGGAATATAGGATTGTTTGGAATATAGGATTGTTTTGTGTTTACCCACAACTAATATAGGATTGTTTTGTGACTATGCTTTGAATAATTCTGAaaattattgaagaagataCAAAACTGAATTGTAATATTGGTTGAGTTATAAACTGTTAGAACATGGGCCTAACAAGAAATGCTGCTGTTATTTTAGAATACTTTGAAAGTTGAGTtcataaatgttattatatataaatgttacaaACTGTGAGAACAATTTTGAAAATTCctagttattatatatactattggTATTCATTCAAATGATAAAAGTCTTGATGTGCTTCTTTGAATGAATCTTGATTCTTTAATGATTAACAATAACAACAATACTTGTtctctattttcttttcttcaaaTTTATGCTTTGAATGAATCAGCTGATTGCATCCATTAAGAATTAGTTGGGAGGTTAGTACACGGGTAGAtgtgtaattaattatatattcagtataattatataaatacatattcgTCAACTTTACTTTAACTAGTACTCCATTAATGGGTTTCTTTTGCTTTCTCGTTGTAAGGTGGAGGTTGTTGTCTTGATGATTTTGATTCATGAAATTTAAAGTATCCTGGTTGTAAAATTTACAATCAATGttagaaattttatatatttggaatatttttgttgaatcagTTTGCATAAATTTCATAGCTTGCTGTTTGAAATTCCCATTGTTTTTGCTGTCGCGGATTGTTGTTTACACTTCGAAATTCAGGTTTgttcttatttacaatcaatgttaGATTGTTAGTAGATTATTCATGTTAgattagtggataatttgtatgttaggttagtggaaaatttgtatgttaggttaatggataatttgtatgttaggttagtgaaTAATATGTATGTTaagttagtggataatttgtatgttaggttagtggataatttgtatgttaggttagataatattcaatgataatttgtatgttaggttattggataatttgtatgttagattattggattggtagattaagatagatattttgtatgttagattattgcatgtttggattagtagatgaataaatgatttgtatgtttcattattgatgttaggttgttggattattaatttgtatgttaggttagatggaaatcccagacaaaacatggatgactatacttcgtaccgatcctaaatatagtgagggggttgacaaattcatagaatttgctgaaaggtctacgggtaggtcatcgattgcatgtccttgtgtaaggtgtgcaaatcgattatatgagaataagagtgtGGTTAGATCCCATCTGATTGTATACGGcataagacaaaattatggtttttggtattttcacggtgaaaaGAGATCAATTGGACGTCAACTTGTAAATGCTGTTaccgagaatgtggaggaagatgaatcagatgatgaaattgaagacgaaccgatcaatgaaccaccaaataacgagactaatatcatggaagacgaacctgatgaagtttgtgaggatcatctaatggaagatattattgttgaggatcatctaatggaagatattattggtgatttgtaccctaatgtcaacattgataatgaacggtcgagtgaaaatgagcctcccgttgatgatgctaatacgttttacaaattgttggacgattcgaaactacctttgtatgaaggttctcgcatttccaaagcctcaactcttcttaaacttcttcacatcaagaatgtaggtcagtggacaaacacgtcatttgatttattgttgagtttattgaaggaggaaatactgtcaattcataatcaactaccgaattcgtattatgagtgcaagaaattcattaaagacatgggcctatcgtacgaaacaattgacgcgtgtaagaatgattgcatgctttttcgtaaagaggataaggatttgcagcaatgtaaagtttgtgggctttctaggtggaatgtcaataaatctaatGGTGCAATTCGAACGAAGGTGAATGGTAAGTATATAGCCAACAAGTCGCTgcgctattttccattaaaaccgaggttgcaaagattatacatgtgttccaaaactgctccacacatgacttggcataaagataacaatcccgaagatgatgtgttgaggcatcctactaattcaatgacatggaagacctttgataacttgtaccaaaatttctcaacagaacctcgaaatgtgcgacttggtttggctagtgatggttttcaacctTTTGCTAGCGGAAAAACATCGTACAACATTTGACCAGTTATTCTAatcccttacaacgtctctcctaccacatgtatggataaaaacaattttcttctttcaatgctcattccaggaccaaaaagtcccggtgattgtattgacgtatttctagagccacttattgaagagttgacggaattgtggaataccggtgtgaagacatacgatgcaagcagaaaacaatattttaatttacgggcagctcttatgtggactattaatgattttccggcttatgcaaatttgtctggatggagtacaaagggtaaattggcatgtccgtcttgtaatcagaacaccgcgtctttgaggttaacaaattgccagaaggagtgttacatgaatcaTTGACGATTCCTCCCGTCTAATCATCGATGGCGCAAAGAGACCGATACGTTTGACGGGCATACGGAGCATAGAGATCCTCCTGTACTATTATCGGGTTCCGAAATTCAATTGCAAGCGcgagatctaaaggaaatttgtttgacaaagtacctgcctaagaaaacgaaagttatacatgaatcccgaggtgataattggaacaaattcagtatattctttcaattgtcttactggaaatctttgatgttgagacataatttggatgtaatgcatattgagaagaatatatgtgatagtttgttgggaactttaatgaatttcaaagaaaagaccaaggatggaattaaagcaaggaaagatttggccataatgaacataaaacattccttacatccggttgaagttgatggtgttcttcggtgtccgccggccccctatgcattgtcctcagaacataagaaacgtttatgtcagtttttaaaagatattaaaatgcccgacggtttttgttcaaatattggggcgtgtgtaaacatggaggagaaaaaatatcaggattgaagagtcacgattgtcacattctattacaatatctccttccactagctacacgtggcctacttcccgatgatgtgtacgatgccgtggtgaatttagcaaggttctttcggttgctttgccaaaaaagtttacaacgcgggcaattggaaacattacatgacgacattgtcttgacactttgcaaattggagaagatctttccaccttctttCTTCGATATAATGGTGCAtttgccagttcatttagcttttgaagcttgtcttggagggcccgttcagtatcgatggatgtatccagttgaacaatatatgagcacactcaagaaataccttaggaacaggaactttccagaaggttcaatcagcgagagttaccttttgaatgagagtatgagcatgtgtgcccgatatttggacgatcaagagtcaaatgatgaatccataaatacaagtacaacattctccattttcatcactATGGAAGACTTATCTAATGGCACATCCTACACATATGAACCGGGTGATCGTGAGCGTGCTCAttggtacattttaaaaaattgtcgcgaagctgaagaatattataagtaagtccatTAATGTCATTATGAGCTatgatttaagtaataatttaatctgtcatttgcgcagcgatttcgttcaatcatgccctcctaatatttccaatgaggctcgggataaacaatacgttagatatttccaagaaagagtaagtaatcgtctcaacaattttcttttttagtatatgacaattagtttaacaataatttctaatGAATATATAGGTGGAGCAACTAACCGATCAATCCGATAGGACaacgaatcttaagattttaggacgtgggcctacattgtatgcaaagaaatataactcgtgcaaaataaatgggtacaagtttaacactgaaaaacatgacgagagcttgactacccaaaatagcggggttttggttgttggtaataatgggaccgagactattaactactatggagtgatcaatgaaatcatagaagtgatattcttttgtggaagacgagtgattctTTTCAAATGCAATGGTTTGATGTTtatcacaaagatcggggcattaaagttgataagtatggttatgttagtataaatatcaacaggattctacagactcaattaaatgaaccattcataatggcaagccaagcacaacaagtcttttactctacagatatggcatcaaggcttgaatggaaaattgtgacaccaataaatccccgttattctaattaaggttgaattaatttctatgaagggttacttgtaaatttgtcttataaacattacattcaatatttgcagctatCATGGCACCTAAAAGAATGCAAGGTAAGAGTTTAAGCAGCGCGCTACACGAGTTTGTACGAAGGACCGAGGAGCATTCAGAAGATCCCGTGCAATTGTGTAACTCTATCGGGGAAATTGATTTGGACCTTGATGATGTTATGAATGTTGATAGTGTACCCAACACTATCCccggtgatgatgatgatgatgagacacagcccccgtctgaggagcaagatggaggtacttgtgtttttgcttaagttagttgttgtgatcctatataattttttgtttaattttaggatctatttcgaGAAGGAGACGGGGCAAGAACAATAAAGCTGTTGGTAGATTGCAAGCGGGGCAAAAGATGACTCTTCAATTTAACCCCGTTGATGGTAAACCAATGTGCGAGAATAGGACAGcttggtcgaggcatattgggagtgtcattcgagactccaatgcactACCTCATAGGAATTTGCGTTGGTCGGACCTGAGCTCCACACAGCTAAATCACATATGGATGGCTATCAcggtaactttttatattattaagtccattatgtattcaacacaatctataatcgtattttaatgttcactatttaggatcctttcgtggctgtggggatgacatcaacaactatcgaagacaaagtttatttcaagccaacaaattatgggatagatggagatgtcaTTGGAACACCATGTACATTAAAGCCCGTGAAGGTGACGAGCAAGCGATTAAGGCAAATCCCCCTCCCGAGATCGAAATTAGTGATTGGAATTATctacttgatcgtcgctttctcacgccggaattcaaggtaaattaatgtgtttataaatagctcttacattaatcattcattaaacacaaatgttttcttatttgcagaaaacaagtgctgtgaatgcgcaaaataggtcgcatgttgtgtacaagaatcatgcgggcagcatctcattttcgcaagtggagaagcaaatggttcgttttatcattgaataacaaagtttataatgttattacgtttttattaattattaaatttgtacaggagaagactaccggtacgtcgcctaattttgcggaattatttctgcacactcatacaaagaaaccgactctacaagatccaaatccggaggttccccctattattcaagaaaaagtggtaagtcgtgtttattagttatatttcttttatttattttatgtatgtatgtaatcaaatgtaatttgtgtttgtagacttccttgcgaactgctatagaagaagacccgaatAGAAATGAATTGCAGTTGGCTGAGTGCGCATTCGAGTCTCAGGGACATGGGCGAGTTGTGGGTTTGGGCTCCGGTGTAACACCTAGATCTTTTAGACCTGATGCTCGTGGTGGTACTAGCACACAGCGCAGTGACACACAAAACGCACTTTTACTTGAGGAGATACATAGgatgcgagaggagcgtgaagctgagaagcttcagtcacggagagagcgcgaagaagccttaattgagcgtcaaatggagcgcgaggaagcacaaaggcagcgTGAAATGGAGCGCGAAGAGTTATTGATGCAGCGAGAAGATGAACGTGAAGAAGCTCGAAGGGAGCGTGATagaatgcgggatgagatgcttgagatgagatcgacgatgaacttcttattatccaTGATTCCCCGTAATCAACTtccacctgcccctcccactCGAGATGATGCCCTTCctacttgatcgtcgctttcccATTTCAATTCTGGTTAGTTgaaatgtaatttgaaatacgttaattaatggttttgtgaatttgtgatatgattgtagtttttggatggattatagtttttggatggattgtagtttgtggatgattattgttttgaattaatgattgtagttttgggtttttggttattgattatTGTGTGCTTTTTGGATTTTGGttattggttattgatgattgaggttttaaataggtaaaaatttgtaaaaaaaaaactactagggtttagtaacggttaaataatttcaaaaaccgttactataaatctaactgtaacggtttaacaaataaaaaatcgtcacagaaacaacacgagcatctgtaacggttttcgaaaaccgttacagatactacaGTCTTTCAGTAACGAtttttagccggctaaaaccgttactgttgttccattactatctgtaacggtttatcgaaaaccgttacagatgctcGTGTTGTTTATGTGACGGTTTTTAgacggctagaaccgttactgttattccatgactatcagtaacggcgttcgaaaaccgttactgatacctgtgaagtttctgtaacgtaattttttgtaacgattggtaacggttttagttgccgttacaaataagtttcagtaacggcgttcgatgctttcagtaacggttttagcccttactaatacctctttttctactagtgttaGCTCCATTGAGCTCTGAATAGCCGTTGAGGATATTGACATTCAAAATCATCCATCAATCCTCGAAAGACCAGAGTTTTTGCTCATTTTCAGAAACAGAGGGTTTTTGCAGATTCTTGTTTTGGGATCTGATGATAGAAAGGGAAGAAAATGTTTGGTTTTTAAGGACTTTCTTGAGTTGCCAATTTAGCAGGAGAAGAGATTAAAGGAGATGATGAAAGGTGTTTGCTTGCTCTCTCTGTTTTAGCTTATATTTCAGCACTAAAGGCAGGCAGACGTTAATACGTTATGTTATTTGAAATGCCACTATTATGGCTAAAATCCAccttaattaagttttaattttatatttttatataaaaacagaCAACCTTGTTTGAGTAACTGATATTTGATTTAGGAGCATGATAATCACGACCTACAATTATAAACCTTTTAAATGGGaggaaattaaattttattttttaaactatcaTGGTGGGTTGtgtataaactaaattaataattaataagtcaatgacaacaatacattaattaatatacatttaaatgaaaaaaaataatgtgatttGTTGTATTCAAAAGATGTAATTAAATGGGTCTCTTGGGATAGAGAAGATTGAAATTGGGATGGTCTTAAAGTTTATATGAGCATTGACTGGTAGTTAATTGAGGACGATTCATCTATATATCTTGTTTTCAAGTGTTTTCTTTGACTGTTTGCATAGGTAAAAGTAAATTTTGACTTGAGTTATTATGAGtgttaattttcttatatatgaTTAGGAggtaattatttgattgaaaGGAAACCAAGAAAATGGtgattttcttgttttattaaagggaaatgaaatgaaataaatagtAGAGAAAGCTACGAAAGTTGATGGATTTTGaggatattttttattattgaaaatgtgaaaacatttcattaattatgTTGTTGGAAACATGGAGACTTTGTAAAGGAAAATTGGTGAAAATCTTCATTATtaccatattaaaaaaaacatgacataatgaaaacaacaacaacaattaaATTAGTCAAAATTTGGTACTTAATTCCAAGCTAAAAAGAACATAGatcaatttgaattttattttattttattttgttcctGTTGAATTGATTAGATTTATCTCTTTATTGTCATTCTCTAACAATTCtatctttattatttcttttgatgTTTCCTCTACTTATGTTTGGTTTTTAAGACAATACAATCATGtataaacaaatcaaacatatttgaGTTTGTAAcgaataaacttattaatttaaaataaataataatgattagtTAGAATGtatcaaatatatttactattagtaaattaaatacaattaaatgtATTTGTATTTGAGTATTTAGCGAATaagttgtaatatatatataagctaaataaattagactaactattatttaaaatttaaatagtcCTAAAGAAAGCCCAACATTAAAACGATCATAAAAAGGCATTCACAACATTTCTATTACTAGTTCCACTACCTTTTCATAAATCAAACTCTTAAATATGTTAGAAAAAACATTAACGagtaatcatttattttttcttgcaaataaataaaaattaaaaaaatcttacattataaaatgatatatatatataactctctttgttattatataaaacCTTAATTTAGATGtctataaagaaaatataatacaaccatagattattataaaaagaaacaCACATACATGCCCAAATcttaataaatgtaaaataacaAAGACATGAATGAAATCACCACACTTAATATAAGATAcaacacacatatatatatatatatatatatatatatatatatatatatatatatatgatcaaaatCCTTATTATAGTTAGGAAAGATTAttggtaaataatttattcCCATAACTACGAAAGCATCAGCTAGTTATCATCCAACTCGATCAATTGTGCTCGTCGCTCAGCAGCTTTCTTCCTTATGAAAATTCCCCATCGTAACGCTGCCTTCAACTTCAACCACCCAACAATCGATTCATCCGAAGACCTCGTTTCTTCATCAGTTAAACCATAGTTATTGAAAGCCGGGTTAGTACTATATGGATATCGTGAATCCAATGTGCTTGTAGAGCTTTGGCAACCGGCATCCATGTTCAAAAGTCCAAGTAAATGTTGCATGTTATCGTTTTCTAACATCGCGTGACTTCTCATTTGAATGTCCTCATCCGAGATTAGGTCCGAAATATTGTTCCCATAAGAGCCAAAGTTCGACGCGACACCAGTGTGGAAGCCCGATGTTAAAGCTTGTGTTGCAAGAATGTCATCCGTTATTGGAACGTGGGATTCTTGGTGTCCTCCCATCATAAACGTTGCAAAAGAATTGTTGAGGGTTGGATTAATGTAGCTTGAATCTAAACCATGATCGATTCCGCCTAGAGGATTAATTAGGCCCGTGTTTGTCGAGGATTGTTGCGACGGAATGGATAATGGAAGACTCGGTAAGACGGTTTGAGATTCGAACGAGTTGGAATAGTCTTGAGAAATATTCATAGCATTATTGATTGGAGGAGAAGCTGACTTATTAATATCCTTCAAAATAGATTTTCCATCATATTCTATAACATGCATCCAATTTTCATAAGCCTTCTTCACCAAGGTATCAACATAAGCCTGaaacaataacaaattaatcaatacaaacacaattaaatttaaCTTCCTTTTGTCTTACCTTCTGACTTTCGGAAATAGATTCAGACGAATAATAATCTTCGCCAGCAATTAGGCCGCTAAATTCGTAGATATTGTTGAAAACCACGCCGATATTCTTTGCTTCGTCGTCATAGTAAATATAGAGCTTTCCGCTTATTACACATGTTTTTGCATGCTCTACTAAGACATCCCACATCTTGTTAGACATGCCACTCCCCAATATCTAcacaaataaatcatatatagtAACGGAAGACAAAATAAATAGCGACGAAAAACTATTAAATCGTTATTGCCCATTTTTATACTAGTGATCTCGTTACTTAGAGAATGCTACAAATGGATTTGTAATCAAAATTCTTACGTTTCTTAGTCCTTGAGCATCTCTAACGACAAACCGAAGAAAATCTTCGACCCTGTGTATTCCCGACTTGCTGAGCCTCTTATGAAATGATCCATCTTTCCCGATTTTCTCAAGTCTCCATACTTCATCGTTTAATGATGGCGGATAATGCTTTTTGTATACTATGAcgacaacaaaaatatatcaattaagCTCGCTTATTAAAGAAAACGCAACAAAATAGAAGGGAACTCACATTCTCCTCTATGATCCTTGACGGTAAAAGCGTCGGATTTCGCCTCGCGAATGCGAATTCCGTCGCAAAAACCCGAAGAGACAACCTTAAGACCTAACCGAAACTTCCGACTCCTTATCCAGCTCGAATTATCAGTAAACGCAATTTCACCCAACTTCCCAACCCCATCCTTCAACACCACTTGCAAATCCCCGGAAAGAAGAGGCCTTTTTCCTTCGCGTTCCTTCACTATATGTGATTCAAACTCTTCTCGACTCCATCCCTGTTCATCGGCGTCCTCATTGTTGAAATCGCCCTCGAGAACGACGATTTCGAGTTTGGACGAAGATTCTGGACTCGATTTCACGATCTGTTGGGTGTTTGCATCGATCAGAACGACATGGATAGGTGTTCCAGATTGTTCGCTTTCTACTTTTCCTCCCGTAAAGAGAGGGAGAGATAGTTTTGACCTAAATTGAAGCTGCAAGTTTCTTCCGTCAAACCCTTGTATAGTTCTTGGAGAGGACCTGgattttataatgtattgatcATC
This is a stretch of genomic DNA from Impatiens glandulifera chromosome 4, dImpGla2.1, whole genome shotgun sequence. It encodes these proteins:
- the LOC124935901 gene encoding calmodulin-binding protein 60 C-like, yielding MAKRPLDSSSNEESNRDPKRPALASVIVEALKVDSLQKLCSSLEPILRRVVSEEVERALSRLNTAKFGARSSPRTIQGFDGRNLQLQFRSKLSLPLFTGGKVESEQSGTPIHVVLIDANTQQIVKSSPESSSKLEIVVLEGDFNNEDADEQGWSREEFESHIVKEREGKRPLLSGDLQVVLKDGVGKLGEIAFTDNSSWIRSRKFRLGLKVVSSGFCDGIRIREAKSDAFTVKDHRGELYKKHYPPSLNDEVWRLEKIGKDGSFHKRLSKSGIHRVEDFLRFVVRDAQGLRNILGSGMSNKMWDVLVEHAKTCVISGKLYIYYDDEAKNIGVVFNNIYEFSGLIAGEDYYSSESISESQKAYVDTLVKKAYENWMHVIEYDGKSILKDINKSASPPINNAMNISQDYSNSFESQTVLPSLPLSIPSQQSSTNTGLINPLGGIDHGLDSSYINPTLNNSFATFMMGGHQESHVPITDDILATQALTSGFHTGVASNFGSYGNNISDLISDEDIQMRSHAMLENDNMQHLLGLLNMDAGCQSSTSTLDSRYPYSTNPAFNNYGLTDEETRSSDESIVGWLKLKAALRWGIFIRKKAAERRAQLIELDDN